In Saccharomonospora marina XMU15, one genomic interval encodes:
- a CDS encoding DUF4396 domain-containing protein — translation MAASATLHCLTGCAVGEILGMVIGTALGWNAAATIVLAVALAFFFGYAFSMRGVLRAGVGFKQALKVALAADTVSIAVMEIVDNGVMVAVPGAMEAGLGTVLFWGALAFAFLVAFLITMPVNKWLIGRGRGHAVAHAYHH, via the coding sequence GTGGCGGCGTCGGCCACATTGCACTGCCTCACCGGGTGCGCCGTCGGCGAGATTCTCGGCATGGTGATCGGCACCGCGCTCGGTTGGAACGCCGCCGCGACCATCGTGCTGGCCGTGGCGCTGGCGTTCTTCTTCGGCTACGCGTTCAGCATGCGGGGCGTGCTCAGGGCGGGGGTCGGTTTCAAGCAGGCTCTGAAGGTCGCGTTGGCGGCGGACACCGTATCCATCGCCGTGATGGAGATCGTGGACAACGGCGTGATGGTCGCGGTGCCGGGAGCCATGGAGGCAGGACTCGGTACGGTGCTGTTCTGGGGAGCGCTCGCGTTCGCCTTCCTGGTGGCCTTCCTCATCACGATGCCGGTGAACAAGTGGCTGATCGGGCGCGGGCGCGGGCACGCCGTCGCGCACGCGTACCACCACTGA
- a CDS encoding thermonuclease family protein, producing the protein MAAVIVLFFLASIVLGVLALIPRSPVRRWYAARQRPGRAAGLSILAWVGVLVVLVGLASATSQQDSPDDAAETATPTAPARPAQPGNTTPAETTPPTTAPPTASVAPAPAGVPDDVQQARVRRVVDGDTLEIAAVSAGPILASVAQVDVRLLEIDTPETKHPTEPRQCYGPEATARLEQLAPQGSTVWVQRDQERRDRYGRYLLYLYNDEGVFVNLRLVSEGYARPTRYEPNDRHWQRISAAGEQARSARAGLWGACPPSDTREREPQPAPQPPPETEPGGVSYPYPPDLDCSQIEERDFPVQEGDPHGFDGNDDGIGCES; encoded by the coding sequence ATGGCCGCTGTGATCGTCCTGTTCTTCCTCGCGTCGATCGTCCTCGGCGTGCTGGCACTGATCCCGCGGAGCCCGGTTCGCAGGTGGTATGCGGCCAGGCAACGTCCGGGCCGAGCAGCCGGACTGTCGATCCTCGCCTGGGTGGGTGTGCTTGTGGTGCTGGTGGGGCTGGCATCGGCAACGTCACAACAGGACTCCCCCGACGACGCGGCCGAGACGGCGACACCCACGGCACCGGCTCGACCGGCCCAGCCCGGCAACACCACGCCCGCCGAGACCACACCGCCGACCACGGCCCCACCCACCGCCTCGGTGGCGCCCGCTCCTGCAGGCGTACCCGACGATGTCCAGCAGGCACGAGTACGGCGGGTGGTCGACGGCGACACACTCGAGATCGCCGCCGTCAGCGCGGGCCCGATCCTGGCGAGCGTGGCCCAGGTGGACGTGCGGCTACTTGAGATCGACACACCGGAAACCAAGCACCCGACCGAGCCGCGGCAGTGCTACGGCCCGGAGGCGACGGCGCGGCTGGAGCAACTGGCACCGCAGGGCAGCACGGTGTGGGTGCAGCGCGACCAGGAACGGCGCGACAGGTACGGCCGCTACCTGCTCTACCTCTACAACGACGAAGGCGTGTTCGTGAACCTCAGGCTGGTCAGCGAGGGCTATGCGCGGCCGACCCGCTACGAACCCAACGACCGACACTGGCAACGAATCAGTGCCGCGGGCGAGCAGGCCAGGTCGGCACGAGCGGGACTGTGGGGAGCGTGCCCGCCCTCCGACACGCGCGAGCGGGAGCCGCAACCGGCTCCGCAGCCCCCGCCCGAGACCGAACCCGGCGGTGTCAGCTACCCCTACCCGCCCGATCTGGACTGTTCGCAGATCGAGGAACGGGACTTTCCCGTGCAGGAAGGCGACCCACACGGCTTCGACGGCAACGACGACGGGATCGGCTGCGAGAGCTGA
- the crgA gene encoding cell division protein CrgA: MPKSKVRKKTAYTPPADRRTPVKVRAAGPSHPIYKIVMFGLMLLGLAWLVVNYLAGDKIGFMLELGNWNFAIGFALIVTGLLMTMRWR, translated from the coding sequence ATGCCCAAGTCCAAGGTCCGCAAGAAGACGGCGTACACGCCGCCGGCCGATCGCCGCACGCCGGTCAAGGTGCGCGCGGCTGGGCCGTCCCACCCGATCTACAAGATCGTGATGTTCGGGCTGATGCTCCTCGGACTCGCCTGGCTGGTCGTGAACTACCTGGCCGGGGACAAGATCGGTTTCATGCTGGAGCTCGGCAACTGGAACTTCGCGATCGGATTCGCGCTGATCGTCACCGGCCTGCTCATGACAATGCGCTGGCGTTGA
- a CDS encoding DUF2020 domain-containing protein, producing MRTLVVLAAAAALLAACSGEQPTAESSNTTEPSSPAVELPPDPEPAVEGPCPYLETDLVSRANGQRVARVRISNDDPYPACFFYRPDGGLQLTVRVYVGEPGIATALVDKAAPVDTSNPTEQPPGWEGGYESTDKGAVYAVSKGDTAVIVSTNQQQSVKARSVATEAISALGT from the coding sequence ATGCGCACACTGGTCGTGCTCGCGGCGGCGGCCGCATTACTGGCAGCTTGCTCGGGCGAGCAGCCCACCGCCGAGTCCTCCAACACCACGGAGCCGAGTTCACCCGCGGTGGAGCTACCGCCCGATCCGGAGCCCGCGGTGGAAGGGCCGTGCCCGTACCTGGAGACCGACCTCGTGTCGCGGGCCAACGGTCAGCGAGTGGCGCGGGTTCGGATCTCCAACGATGACCCGTACCCGGCGTGCTTCTTCTACCGGCCGGACGGCGGTCTCCAGCTCACCGTCCGTGTCTATGTCGGGGAGCCCGGCATCGCGACCGCGTTGGTCGACAAGGCGGCACCGGTGGACACGTCGAACCCCACCGAGCAGCCTCCTGGCTGGGAGGGCGGCTACGAGTCGACCGACAAGGGTGCCGTCTACGCGGTCTCCAAGGGTGACACGGCCGTGATCGTGTCGACGAATCAACAACAGAGCGTGAAGGCTCGGTCGGTAGCCACCGAGGCAATATCGGCGCTCGGGACCTAA
- a CDS encoding peptidylprolyl isomerase: MIRVTENNESLSGTKLKATLHTNRGDIRLNLFPDHAPKTVANFTGLSEGTKEYTQPNAKGEKSGPFYDGSIFHRVIDGFMIQGGDPTGTGRGGPGYKFGDEFHPELQFNRPYLLAMANAGPGTNGSQFFITVAPTPHLNFKHTIFGEVADQESRDVVDEIARTATGPADKPLEDIVIEQVSIERG; the protein is encoded by the coding sequence ATGATTCGCGTGACTGAAAACAACGAATCCCTCAGTGGCACGAAGCTGAAGGCCACCCTCCACACCAATCGTGGTGACATCCGGCTGAACCTTTTCCCTGATCACGCGCCCAAGACCGTCGCGAACTTCACGGGGTTGAGTGAGGGCACGAAGGAGTACACCCAGCCCAACGCCAAGGGCGAGAAGTCGGGCCCGTTCTACGACGGTTCCATCTTCCACCGGGTGATCGACGGATTCATGATCCAGGGAGGTGATCCGACCGGCACTGGGCGTGGCGGACCCGGTTACAAGTTCGGTGACGAGTTCCACCCCGAACTGCAGTTCAACCGCCCGTACCTGCTGGCCATGGCGAACGCGGGCCCCGGCACGAACGGGTCGCAGTTCTTCATCACCGTCGCTCCGACCCCTCACCTGAACTTCAAGCACACCATCTTCGGTGAGGTCGCCGACCAGGAGTCGCGCGACGTGGTGGACGAGATCGCACGGACCGCTACCGGGCCTGCCGACAAGCCGCTCGAGGACATCGTTATCGAGCAGGTGAGCATCGAACGCGGCTGA
- a CDS encoding rhomboid family intramembrane serine protease: protein MTQPPHPPPYEQQPQQAALPGCWWHPNRQTGLRCVRCDRPACPDCLREASVGYQCIDCVQAASQEHRARATQYRRAGYGARTVAGARVSQRPVVTPVLIALNLLVYVLTAVQAQDFMRNDVSRLFNDGVLWPVGIAAADEWWRLVTSGFLHFGLLHIGMNMLALWILGRDLELLLGKVRFLAVYFVSMLGGSAAVFAFGAVNTGTAGASGAIYGLMGAILVAVLRLRLNPTAAIGIIVLNVVLTISIPGISLLGHLGGLVVGALAMVAMVYAPAKNRATYQTVAILLLTAAIAGLVLYRYAQLSAQLLQ from the coding sequence ATGACCCAACCTCCGCACCCCCCACCGTACGAGCAGCAGCCACAGCAGGCGGCGCTGCCCGGTTGCTGGTGGCATCCGAACAGGCAGACCGGCCTTCGTTGCGTCAGATGTGACCGGCCTGCCTGTCCCGACTGCCTGCGGGAGGCGTCGGTCGGCTACCAGTGCATCGACTGCGTCCAAGCCGCCAGCCAGGAACACCGCGCGAGGGCCACGCAGTACCGCCGCGCGGGTTACGGCGCGAGAACCGTGGCGGGCGCCCGCGTGTCGCAGCGACCGGTGGTCACCCCGGTGCTCATCGCGCTCAACCTGCTCGTTTATGTCCTCACCGCCGTGCAGGCGCAGGACTTCATGCGCAACGACGTCTCGCGGCTGTTCAACGACGGCGTGTTGTGGCCGGTGGGCATCGCGGCCGCCGACGAGTGGTGGCGGTTGGTCACCTCGGGTTTCCTGCACTTCGGCCTGCTGCACATCGGCATGAACATGCTCGCGTTGTGGATACTCGGCCGGGACCTCGAACTGCTGCTCGGCAAGGTCAGATTCCTGGCTGTCTACTTCGTTTCGATGCTCGGCGGGTCGGCGGCGGTGTTCGCCTTCGGCGCCGTGAACACCGGAACCGCGGGCGCATCCGGTGCCATCTACGGCCTGATGGGCGCGATCCTGGTAGCCGTGCTGCGCCTTCGGCTCAACCCGACGGCCGCGATCGGCATCATCGTGCTGAACGTGGTGCTCACGATCTCCATCCCGGGGATCTCGCTGCTCGGTCACCTCGGCGGGCTCGTCGTGGGTGCGCTGGCGATGGTGGCGATGGTGTATGCCCCCGCCAAGAACCGCGCGACCTACCAAACCGTCGCGATACTGCTGCTTACCGCCGCCATCGCCGGGCTCGTGCTGTATCGCTACGCGCAGTTGTCGGCACAGTTGCTGCAGTAA
- a CDS encoding DUF6918 family protein: MADTLKEILLDSSRRPTVVADLEKLIDEEVADKSGVSGTVIKTGFSAVKKIKPGIIGSAVDSLLDDFANALEPIYADFKASGGSDFGSYLPTRSSEAADALLSVTDARAEKSSRDSIKKVYSKLRPKGKENVEEALPRLGKLIDKHAAA, encoded by the coding sequence GTGGCTGACACCCTGAAGGAAATCCTGCTCGACTCCAGCCGGCGCCCGACCGTCGTGGCGGACCTCGAAAAGCTGATCGACGAAGAGGTCGCGGACAAGAGCGGCGTCTCCGGCACCGTCATCAAGACCGGCTTCTCGGCCGTGAAGAAGATCAAGCCGGGCATCATCGGCTCCGCCGTCGACAGCCTGCTCGACGACTTCGCCAACGCGCTCGAGCCCATCTACGCCGACTTCAAGGCCAGCGGCGGCAGCGACTTCGGCTCCTACCTGCCGACCAGGTCCAGCGAGGCAGCCGACGCGCTGCTCTCGGTCACCGACGCCCGCGCGGAGAAGAGCAGCCGCGACAGCATCAAGAAGGTCTACAGCAAGCTCCGCCCGAAGGGTAAGGAGAACGTCGAGGAGGCACTGCCGCGCCTCGGCAAGCTGATCGACAAGCACGCCGCCGCCTGA
- a CDS encoding class E sortase, translated as MRPVARSTPPPRRPTGPPAPPSSSGDGRGRVVVRTIGEILITLGIVVLLFVGYELYVTNWMSAQLQREASAALDDRWQQERQLHAGPIDGEAFARIYIPSFGADWGFTIQEGTDAAALEVGPGHYKGSALPGEPGNFGVAGHRVGKGAPFNDLDLLNSCDAIVIETVDSFFVYRVLPMSDEIDGWGQGRARDPRCADVEPLRGEAYSSTVGRRIVLPDRGDAVAPVPYRPADVLPKASQASLLTLTTCHPQFSDRERMIIHSVLTNQFKKQPGASYEDLLREIGEA; from the coding sequence ATGCGACCGGTCGCGAGATCAACTCCACCACCTCGCAGGCCGACCGGACCGCCCGCGCCACCGTCCAGCAGCGGCGACGGCAGGGGCCGGGTGGTAGTGCGAACCATCGGAGAGATCCTCATCACGTTGGGGATCGTCGTCCTGCTGTTCGTGGGCTACGAGCTCTACGTCACGAACTGGATGTCCGCCCAGTTGCAGCGGGAGGCGAGCGCGGCGCTCGACGACCGCTGGCAGCAGGAGCGTCAACTGCACGCGGGACCCATCGACGGCGAGGCGTTCGCCCGCATCTACATCCCGTCGTTCGGCGCCGACTGGGGTTTCACCATCCAGGAGGGCACCGACGCCGCGGCACTGGAAGTGGGCCCAGGCCACTACAAGGGATCGGCCCTGCCCGGCGAGCCGGGCAACTTCGGTGTCGCGGGCCACCGGGTGGGCAAGGGCGCGCCGTTCAACGACCTGGACCTGCTGAACTCGTGCGACGCGATCGTCATCGAGACGGTGGACAGCTTCTTCGTCTACCGCGTGCTGCCGATGAGCGACGAGATCGACGGCTGGGGCCAGGGTCGAGCGCGCGACCCCAGGTGCGCCGACGTCGAGCCGCTGCGCGGCGAGGCCTACAGCAGCACTGTCGGGCGGCGAATCGTGCTTCCCGATCGCGGTGACGCGGTCGCGCCGGTCCCGTACCGGCCCGCAGACGTGCTGCCCAAGGCCTCGCAGGCGTCCCTGCTGACGCTGACCACCTGCCACCCGCAGTTCTCCGACCGCGAGCGCATGATCATCCACTCGGTGCTGACGAACCAGTTCAAGAAGCAGCCGGGCGCGAGTTACGAGGACCTGCTGCGAGAGATCGGAGAGGCCTGA
- a CDS encoding PH domain-containing protein gives MKPVDNSARSWAPRAGLVGAGWVLAVAATAGAVLSVRFGDRPGTLLLTVAALALLAAALHGTLLRPRLTADGTGLLVRTLSGTRRFGWHEVRLTLSTVRRFGREVTVLEVEPLDLQSPDLVVLGWTELGADPRDVHEELLALRPA, from the coding sequence ATGAAGCCTGTGGATAACTCGGCCCGTAGCTGGGCACCGCGTGCCGGTCTGGTCGGCGCGGGCTGGGTGCTGGCTGTCGCGGCAACGGCAGGTGCGGTGCTGTCGGTGCGCTTCGGCGATCGGCCGGGCACGCTGCTGCTCACGGTGGCGGCGCTGGCGCTGCTCGCCGCCGCCCTGCACGGCACCCTCCTTCGGCCACGGCTGACCGCCGACGGCACCGGCCTGCTGGTGCGCACCCTCAGCGGCACCCGCCGGTTCGGCTGGCACGAGGTGCGACTGACGCTGTCGACGGTCAGGCGCTTCGGCCGCGAGGTGACCGTGCTCGAGGTCGAACCGCTCGACCTGCAATCGCCCGACCTCGTGGTGCTCGGCTGGACGGAACTGGGCGCCGACCCCCGTGACGTGCACGAGGAGTTGCTCGCGCTGCGCCCCGCCTGA
- a CDS encoding aminodeoxychorismate/anthranilate synthase component II, which yields MRVLVVDNYDSFVYNLVQYLAQLGADCTVWRNDVVELDRVRDFDGVLISPGPGTPERAGSSIDVVHRCAADGVPLLGVCLGHQAIGVAWGATVDRAHELLHGKTSRVRHSGTGVLAGLPDPFTATRYHSLTVLPDTIPDEFEITGRTDSGIVMGMRHRELPVEGVQFHPESVLTEGGHRMLANWLGYAGHPVPEGVVTELEQATRALQRAATAAA from the coding sequence ATGCGCGTACTCGTCGTCGACAACTACGACAGCTTCGTCTACAACCTGGTGCAGTACCTCGCCCAGCTCGGCGCGGACTGCACGGTGTGGCGCAACGACGTGGTGGAGCTCGACCGGGTTCGTGATTTCGACGGCGTGCTGATCTCCCCCGGACCCGGCACACCGGAGCGGGCGGGCAGCAGCATCGACGTCGTGCACCGTTGCGCGGCCGACGGCGTCCCACTCCTCGGTGTGTGCCTTGGCCACCAGGCCATCGGCGTCGCGTGGGGCGCGACGGTCGACAGGGCGCACGAACTGCTGCACGGCAAGACCAGCCGGGTCCGGCACAGCGGCACCGGCGTGCTCGCCGGGCTGCCGGACCCGTTCACGGCCACCAGGTACCACTCGCTGACGGTCCTGCCCGACACCATCCCGGACGAGTTCGAGATCACCGGCCGCACCGACTCCGGCATCGTGATGGGTATGCGGCACAGGGAACTTCCGGTCGAGGGTGTGCAGTTCCACCCCGAGTCGGTACTCACAGAGGGCGGTCACCGGATGCTCGCCAACTGGTTGGGCTACGCGGGCCACCCGGTGCCGGAAGGCGTGGTGACCGAGCTGGAGCAGGCCACCCGCGCGTTGCAGCGGGCGGCCACCGCCGCTGCCTGA
- a CDS encoding PadR family transcriptional regulator, whose product MARRTVRRSPLALVLLSLLAEEPMHPYRMHELIKARGKDRIANVAQRNSVYQTIDRLLRLELIAVRETARDERRPERTVYEITDAGLNALRTWTAEMLASPAREFPEFPAALSSLMVLTPEEAGSRLRQRAAELAESLAEDRRAMAAAPELPRLFLLDEEYQIAVREAELAWVRGVLEALRSGELSWSQEWIREVAEKFA is encoded by the coding sequence GTGGCGAGGCGCACCGTTCGACGATCACCGCTGGCGCTCGTGCTGCTCTCCCTGCTGGCGGAGGAGCCGATGCACCCGTACCGGATGCACGAGCTGATCAAGGCACGCGGCAAGGATCGGATCGCCAATGTGGCGCAGCGCAACAGCGTCTACCAGACGATCGACCGGCTGCTGCGGCTGGAACTCATCGCCGTACGAGAGACAGCGAGGGACGAACGCCGTCCGGAGCGAACGGTTTACGAGATCACCGATGCGGGCCTGAACGCGTTGCGGACCTGGACCGCGGAGATGCTCGCGAGCCCAGCGCGGGAGTTCCCCGAGTTCCCGGCCGCGCTGTCCTCCCTCATGGTGCTCACGCCGGAGGAGGCCGGCTCCCGGCTTCGGCAGCGAGCCGCCGAACTCGCCGAATCGCTCGCCGAGGACCGCAGGGCGATGGCGGCCGCCCCGGAGCTGCCCCGGCTCTTCCTGCTGGACGAGGAGTACCAGATCGCGGTGCGGGAGGCGGAACTCGCGTGGGTGCGAGGCGTCCTGGAGGCGTTGCGCTCCGGTGAGCTGAGCTGGTCGCAGGAGTGGATCCGCGAGGTCGCCGAGAAGTTCGCCTGA